One Coccinella septempunctata chromosome 8, icCocSept1.1, whole genome shotgun sequence genomic window carries:
- the LOC123318929 gene encoding uncharacterized protein LOC123318929 — translation MEKWMIPCGHAGSSKNSNQIDLIQTIIDQSKRSLVMIDTLKDKFAIKTFGSNWTDVQEFQGSIQPLSWFPKIEKELGKPLSKEELDKIELNTLLKDSYKNLQIIAVAVDQMISDEEKRRGTLIEDYRKTIELYVLSVLCEIQTASNTLNVARHKDVERTIIDPKDKNGDDTTMMTRHYLIIRDYLRLLEYIIECYEHVKSKL, via the exons ATGGAGAAGTGGATGATACCATGCGGTCACGCCGGAAGCAGCAAAAATTCAAACCAGATAGATCTAATCCAGACCATCATAGACCAGAGCAAGAGATCGCTGGTGATGATAGACACGCTGAAAGATAAATTT GCCATCAAAACATTCGGAAGCAATTGGACAGACGTGCAAGAATTCCAAGGAAGTATACAACCGCTGAGTTGGTTTCCTAAGATAGAGAAAGAGCTCGGAAAGCCTCTGAGCAAAGAGGAACTAGACAAGATAGAG CTCAACACCCTCCTGAAAGACTCCTATAAGAACTTGCAAATAATAGCAGTGGCAGTTGACCAGATGATAAGCGACGAGGAAAAGCGACGCGGTACTCTTATTGAGGATTATAGGAAGACGATCGAATTGTACGTTCTCAGTGTGTTGTGCGAGATTCAAACGGCGTCTAATACCTTGAACGTGGCTAGACACAAAGATGTAGAACGCACCATTATCGATCCGAAAGACAAGAACGGGGATGATACCACCATGATGACGCGCCACTACCTGATCATAAGGGACTACCTCAGACTCCTAGAGTACATCATCGAATGCTACGAACACGTCAAGTCCAAACTGTAA